In Dyella terrae, one DNA window encodes the following:
- a CDS encoding ribonuclease E inhibitor RraB — MNAHPPFPDDENGQVLATMAERGDRLDQPREIDFSVIFPSEDQALAFAITLLRGGAKVSFSEYEENPELSWEVTVHPVMVPRHGDITAFEAMLAAEAEPLGGRNDGWGCGLVL, encoded by the coding sequence ATGAACGCGCATCCTCCCTTTCCCGACGACGAGAATGGCCAGGTTCTGGCGACGATGGCCGAACGCGGGGATCGTCTCGACCAGCCCCGCGAGATCGACTTCTCGGTCATCTTCCCCAGCGAGGACCAGGCCCTCGCATTCGCCATCACCTTGCTTCGCGGTGGCGCGAAAGTGTCCTTCAGCGAGTACGAGGAAAATCCCGAACTGTCGTGGGAAGTCACCGTGCATCCGGTGATGGTGCCCCGGCACGGGGATATCACGGCATTCGAGGCGATGCTGGCCGCGGAGGCGGAGCCCCTGGGTGGGCGTAACGATGGCTGGGGGTGTGGGTTGGTGCTCTGA
- a CDS encoding FUSC family protein encodes MTRSVTALGTFTEACATMAAAVASMACAWAAAPGSGAPVMAVVLAISLSRSQLDKDMRGRLEAAIVLPLVGLVALAVGMLLHRWPWIGAIVFTAGMALAIWLRRFGPMARRAGSLIALPFVTLLTVPHVHAIGTHGMPGFLIPILVALIALFWVTATHMLVLRLHGKRPDDDEYPPVTPTQSPGSPGLPASTRMAIQMAVALAAAFVVGFVFFPERWSWVVLTAFIVNIGNRGRIDVVHKSGMRVLGATMGTLFALVLSHQAMPSPPMTTAIILASLFMGIWLRPFGYAWWALFITIALALLQGFQGGAPIALLLLRLEEIAIGAIIGVMAAWFVLPVRSTDVVRRRIANALAALAEALDPATEHRQARAFDDAMDELALVAPPFRLARALTRHRRAKRPADWADTLLDGRDLADTLIARQLTPAKVRQAVGVARKSLREPDGLQEALLHLRQTLEAELSAAPPSDIIDRA; translated from the coding sequence ATGACACGCTCGGTGACCGCACTGGGCACCTTCACGGAGGCATGCGCCACCATGGCCGCGGCCGTGGCCAGCATGGCCTGCGCATGGGCCGCCGCTCCGGGCAGCGGTGCTCCGGTGATGGCCGTTGTGCTGGCCATTTCCCTTTCGCGCAGCCAGCTGGACAAGGACATGCGTGGGCGACTGGAGGCCGCCATCGTGCTGCCTCTGGTGGGCCTCGTGGCCCTCGCCGTCGGCATGTTGCTGCACCGCTGGCCGTGGATCGGCGCCATCGTATTTACCGCCGGCATGGCGCTGGCCATCTGGCTGCGGCGATTCGGTCCCATGGCACGACGCGCAGGCAGCCTGATAGCCCTGCCCTTCGTGACCTTGCTGACGGTACCGCATGTCCATGCGATCGGGACGCACGGCATGCCGGGGTTTCTCATACCCATCCTCGTCGCCCTGATCGCCCTGTTCTGGGTGACCGCCACCCACATGCTCGTCCTTCGGCTGCACGGCAAGCGGCCGGACGACGACGAGTACCCGCCTGTCACGCCGACGCAATCGCCAGGCTCGCCCGGCCTGCCGGCCAGCACGCGCATGGCCATTCAGATGGCCGTGGCGCTGGCCGCCGCCTTTGTTGTCGGGTTTGTCTTCTTTCCCGAACGCTGGAGCTGGGTGGTACTCACGGCATTCATTGTCAACATCGGCAATCGCGGCCGGATCGATGTCGTGCACAAGAGCGGCATGCGCGTGCTCGGCGCAACGATGGGCACATTATTCGCGCTGGTGCTGAGTCACCAGGCGATGCCGTCCCCGCCGATGACCACCGCCATCATTCTCGCCTCGCTTTTCATGGGCATCTGGTTGCGGCCATTCGGGTACGCCTGGTGGGCGCTTTTCATCACCATCGCCCTGGCCTTGCTGCAAGGCTTCCAGGGTGGCGCACCCATCGCGCTACTGCTACTGCGACTCGAGGAAATCGCCATCGGCGCCATCATTGGCGTTATGGCCGCCTGGTTCGTGCTGCCGGTGCGTTCCACCGACGTCGTGCGACGTCGGATCGCCAACGCGCTGGCTGCACTGGCCGAGGCGCTCGATCCGGCAACGGAGCATCGTCAGGCGCGGGCCTTCGACGACGCGATGGATGAGCTGGCATTGGTCGCACCGCCCTTCCGGCTGGCGCGCGCGTTGACGCGTCACCGTCGGGCGAAGCGCCCGGCGGACTGGGCCGACACGCTGCTCGATGGCCGCGACCTCGCCGATACGTTGATCGCCCGTCAGCTGACACCCGCGAAGGTGCGCCAGGCCGTTGGCGTGGCGCGCAAGTCGCTGCGTGAGCCGGATGGCCTGCAAGAAGCCCTGCTGCATTTGCGGCAGACGCTTGAGGCGGAACTAAGTGCCGCCCCGCCTTCCGACATCATCGATCGCGCGTGA